GGTGTAGAATTGAAATTCTGGAAACATTTCGCTTGTATCATACTTAAAAAAATAATAACTTAAAGAAAAATGTTTATGGAAAAACTTTTTCTTTTTCTTGCCGTTTTCTGTACAACAAATTTGTTCGCCCAATCAGGCTGGCAGCAAATTTCAACTCCAACCAACACTTCATATACTTTTAACACAATATTTTTTGTTTCAAAAGATCTGGGGTTTCTATACTATAAACAAAACTATGCGCCGTATTTTAGAGACGGAAGAATTTATATGACAACGGATGGCGGAAATACTTTTGCTCTTACATCCACCAATGTAATTTTGCAATATGCCTATTTTAAAAATGCTAATACCGGATGGATACTCGGGGACAGGATAAATTATGAAGTTCCCGGACATTACTACTTTACTTATCAGACAACAAATGGCGGAGCTAGCTGGACTGAGACTGAATATGTTACAAATTCGAACTATACAAACTGTATAAAATTTTCTAACGATAATACAGGATGGAAAACAAAAAACGGCGGCAACGGACTTTTTAAAACAACAAATGGCGGAGCCACATGGGATAGTGTAGCAGGTAATCTGGGAAATACTTTTGTGGATTATTTTACGGTCAATACAATTGATTCGGCAAATTCCATTTACCGTTTAACCACATTTTATAAAGGTCCAGGAGCCATAGTAAAATATTCTACAAATTCAGGAATAAACTGGGTTCAGACAGGTTCTCCCGGCAGTCAAATTCGAAATAAAAACCATTTTGAATTTTTAAACGCAACATGCATAGTTACTTATGCTACCGGTTTACCCACTAAAACAACAAATTATGGTGTTAATTGGAACTCGACACTTAGTATTCACGCATTCATGGATATATCTACTTTAAATAATAAATACGTGTGGGGATTAAATACTGAAGGGAAAATTAAATTTTCAACAGACGGCGGAAGTGCTTTTGCAGATCAACTTAATGTAGGATTCACTTATGACTCCTCATCACACTGTTTTATGTTTCCGGCAGATACTGTAATACATGTTACAGGTTTTTTAAATACAGGCGGCAGATTGTATAAAACTACCACAGGAGGACAGGTTGTAACATCTGTTTCCAACAATGAATCAGTAGTTAACAATTTTAATTTATCTGTTTATCCGAATCCTTTTAATCCATCTACTAAATTAAAAGTAGATACACGCTCGGCTATAAATTTTCTTACAATAAATCTTTATGATTTATCAGGAAAACTTATGAAGTCAACTGATTATCATGATATTCATATAGGAACAACAGAACTTAACATTGACCTTAATAATCTACCAACCGGTTCATACTTGCTCAAAGCAACGGGTGAAAACTTTTCCGAAACAAAGAAACTTGTTCTGCTGAAGTAATCTATTTTGCAGAATAGGGCAATTGTAGTCAATTGAATAAATTTTGAATATTGAGTATTTTAAGTATTCAATGTCTTTTGCAATATGTTTTGCAGTACATTTTGGGCGGTTAGCTCAGTTGGTTAGAGCGCTACGTTGACATCGTAGAGGTCATTGGTTCGAATCCATTACCGCCCACTGAATTTCTTTTTTACAGATTCAATAAATCATGATTCACATTATAAAGATAAATATAGCCATTTTTCAATTCTCACGCTTCACGCGAACGCCTCACGCTATACCCAGCTCACTCTTTTAAACAAAATTTAAAAATTAAAATTTGAAGATTGATTCGCAAGAGGCGGGTCATTCATTTAACTATATGGATAACAAAATTAAAATAACTTTCCCTGACGGAAGCGTTAAGGAATTCGATAAAGGGGTTTCTGCATTCGATATTGCAAACTCCATTAGCAAAAGACTTGCTGAAGAAATACTTGTTGCAAAAGTAAACGGAGTTGATAAAGATGTTAACGCTCCGATAAACGAAGATGCTGAAATAAAATTGTTCAAGTTCGATTCAGATGAAGGCAAAAAAGTTTACTGGCATACAACTTCGCACATAATGGCGCAGGCTATTGAGGAATTATTTCCCGGAGCAAGATTCGGCGTAGGTCCTCCTATAGAAGGCGGATTTTATTACGACGTTGACTCGGATAAA
This genomic interval from Bacteroidota bacterium contains the following:
- a CDS encoding T9SS type A sorting domain-containing protein, translating into MEKLFLFLAVFCTTNLFAQSGWQQISTPTNTSYTFNTIFFVSKDLGFLYYKQNYAPYFRDGRIYMTTDGGNTFALTSTNVILQYAYFKNANTGWILGDRINYEVPGHYYFTYQTTNGGASWTETEYVTNSNYTNCIKFSNDNTGWKTKNGGNGLFKTTNGGATWDSVAGNLGNTFVDYFTVNTIDSANSIYRLTTFYKGPGAIVKYSTNSGINWVQTGSPGSQIRNKNHFEFLNATCIVTYATGLPTKTTNYGVNWNSTLSIHAFMDISTLNNKYVWGLNTEGKIKFSTDGGSAFADQLNVGFTYDSSSHCFMFPADTVIHVTGFLNTGGRLYKTTTGGQVVTSVSNNESVVNNFNLSVYPNPFNPSTKLKVDTRSAINFLTINLYDLSGKLMKSTDYHDIHIGTTELNIDLNNLPTGSYLLKATGENFSETKKLVLLK